A region of the Kaistia geumhonensis genome:
TCCGGCGCATCGACGGGCGCACGATCGGCCGCTTCTTCGCGGAGGAGTTCGCCGGCCCGCTCGGGCTCGACGCCTGTATCGGCCTGCCCGAGAGCGAGGAGCATCGCGTCGGCAGGCTGGAAGTCGGCGCCGACATGCTGCCTTACGAAACGGCATTCTCCGCCGCCACCCGGCAGGATCCCACCTTCGTCTCGGCCTGGGGCAACCCGCCGCTCTTTCCCGACGAACTTCCCTGGAACAGCCGCGCCTATCACGCGGCCGAGATCGCCGGCGCCGGCGGCATCGCCACCGCCCGCTCGATGGCGCGCTACTATGGCTGCATGGCACTCGGCGGTTCGATCGACGGCGTCACCGTTCTCCAGCCCGAGACGGTCGCGCTCGGCCGGGCGGAGCGCTCGCGTTTCATGGACCCCTATATCGCCGAGGCGATGGCCTTCGGCGTCTGCTGGGCGCTGCAAACTCCGCAGGGCCGGTTCGGCCCGCCGCGCGACGCCTTCGGCCATGCCGGCGCGGGCGGCTCGATCCATGGCGCCTGGCCGACCGAAAAGGTCGGATTCAGCTATGTGATGAACGAGATGCGCGCCGACGTCGAAGACCTCAGGACGCGCCATATCCTGAAGCGCCTCCACGAGATCGTCGGCTAGTCGCCCGACAGCAAGGCCGAAGCCCTCAGATCACGCCGCGGCGAACAGCCTCGGCCACCGCCTGGACGCGGTTGCTGGCATTGAGCTTGGTCGTGATCTCCTGGACCTTGCGCTTCACCGTGATCTCGGTCAGCGCCATCTCCTCGGCGATGTCCTGCGTGCGGCCGCCATCGGCGAGAAGGCGCAACATGCGCACCTCCTGTGCCGTCAACCCGCTGTCGCGCTGGATCTGCTGCGCGGCGACACGCCGATATTCCTCCATCATGGTCGGGATGAGCTCGGCCGAGAGCATGCGCTGGCCGCCATGGATGGCGCGGATCGCCTTGGCGAGGGTCTCGTAGGAATTGGTCTTGAGCAGATAGGCGTCGGCGCCCGCCTCGAGCGCGCCGACGAGATATTGCCGGTCGTCATAGGTGGACAGGATGATGCATTTCGGCGCGTCGGGCCGCGCCTTGATGATCCGCGTCAGCTGGATGCCGTCCATGGTGCCGAGGCGGATGTCGATGGTGACAACATCCGGGCGCCGCCGCGCCAGTTCGTCGAGGGCGTCGGATGCGTTGCCGGCCTCCGCGACGACGCGCATGTCCTCCTCGTCGCCGAGCAGGCTCTTCACGCCGCGGCGGAAGATCTCGTGATCGTCGACGATCATCACCTTAATGCGCGGCTGTTCCATCCGATGCTCCGATGATGCCCCCGACCCCGATCAGGATCGACGTGCCGCCGCCGGGACGGCTTTCGATCGCGACGTCGCCGCCCACGGCATGGGCGCGCTCACGGATGCCGACCAGGCCGAGGCCGAGCTCCGCCGCGTCGAGCGCGAAGCCGCGTCCGTCGTCGCGGATGGCGACGTCGAGGCGCGAGGGGCCGAAGGCGAGCGTCAGGTTGAGATTGCGCGCGCCGGCATGGCGCACCGCGTTCTGAGAGGCTTCCTGCACGATCCGGTAGATGGCGAGGTCGACCTCCGGTCCCAGCGCGAAGGGCGTTCCGTCGACGCGGATCTCGGCATTGAGCGGCACGTTGGAGGGCAGCGAAGCGAGATAGTTTTCGAGCGCCGGGATGAGGCCGAGTTCGTCGAGGACCGTCGGGCGCAGCGCATAGATGATCTGCTTCATCTCGCGGAGCGTCGTGTCGAGCATGCGCTGGCACTCGTTCAGCCGCGCGTCGAGATCCGGGCGGTCGACGACGCGTCGGCGCAGCGCCTGCAACTCGTAGGTCGAGGCGAGGATCGACTGGGCGACGCTGTCGTGCAGGTCATAGGCGATGCGCCGCCGTTCCTCCTCCTGCACGCCGACGAGTCGGCGCAGCAGCGCCCGCAGCTCGACCGCCTTGCGCTCGATCTCGTCGCGCGCGGCCCGCAGCTCGATGGTGCGGTCGGCGACCTTCTGTTCCAGCGCCTCCGAGAGGTCTCGGACGCGGGCGAACAGGCGGGCATTGGCGATCGCGACCACCGCCTGATCGGCGAAGGTGCGCACAATGCGGCCGCTCTCGGGCCCATAGAATCCGGGCTCAGGCCAGTCGATGCACAGCCAGCCGAGGCACTCGCCTCCGAGTACCAGCGGCGCGGCGCACCAGGAGCGGACCTGCTCGGTTCCGGCCTGCACCACCCAGTCCGCCTCGCGGGTGACATCGGCGAGAATGATGGTGCGGTGCTCCTCCAGCACTGGGCGCGACAGCGGCGTCTCGGCGGGGTCGAAGGTGACGGCGCGCACCGTGTCGTTGTCGGGGTAGCCCTTGGCGGCCACCACGCGCATCAGTCCGTCCTCGCCGCGCAGTGTCACACGGCAGCCGCGATGCGGCACGACGCGCTCCAGTTCCTTCAGCACGGCCTCGAGCACCTGATCCGGATCGAGGCTCGACGAGATGATGCGCGAGACATCGGCCAGCGTGTCGGCCAGCGCCCGCTCGTGCCGCTCGGCTGCAAACAGGCGGTGTTGCTCGATCGCCGGTGCGATCTGGTCGGCGATCGTCTGGAGCAGGATGACGTCATCGCGGCGGAAGGTATCGCGGCGGTCGCTCTGGATATCGAGCACGCCGATGACCCGCTGGCCGAGGCGCAGCGGCAGCGCCAGCTCCGACTGCGTGTTGGGCAGCATCACATGCGAGACGAAGTGGCTGTCCTGCGTCACGTCGGCGGAGATGCGCAACTGGCCCGTCTCGGCGACGCGGCCGATGATGCCGCGGCCGGCCGCCTCGCTGAATCCGGCGGCGAGGAGCTGGTCGGCGAAGGGCCCGGAGGCGTGGACGAGTTCGATCCGGTGCGTTTCCTCGTCCACCAGCAGCAGCTGGATATGGTCGTAGCCGAGCGAATGATGGATCAGGCGCGTGATCTCACCGAACAGCTCGGTTCGATCATGGATCGACGTCACCTGCTGGCCGAGCCGGTGCACCAGTGCCAGATGGCTCCTGATGCGCTCGATCTGCGCCGCGAGGCTGTTGCTGTCGAGGAACCCGACCAGATCGTCGGCGACGAGGCGCACCAGTTCCGCGCGTTCGGGCCGGGCTCGTTCCGAACGCGGGAAGCCGAGCAGCACGTGACCGCGCGGCCCGTCGCGGCCTGCGAGCGGCGCCGCCTCGACCGCGAAGCCCTGGCTGGCGGCCCGGTTGACCATGAAGGTCGGCATGGTGACGGCGCCAGCGGCCTGGAGGCGGAGATCGCCGAGATGGCGGTGGATCAGGGGCGGGATGTCGCCGGCGACGAGGATCTCCGCGCCGCGATCGCTGGAGAGCAGCACGGCCGCCCAGCCGGCGCCGGTGACGGCGAGCGCGCGCTGGAGCCTCTCGTCGAGGCGTCCGCGATCGGCAGGGGCGAGATCGACTGCGAGAATGCGCTGCAGGCGCAGCATGTGCGTGCCGTCATCGTCGCGATAGAGCGGCCGCGCCAGAGGCTGGTCCGCCGTCTCCGCCAGATCGCCGACCGGGAACCCCATCAGGCCGTCTCGCCCAGCGGCTGGCGAACGCGCCCGAGACCTGCGCCGTCGAGCCGCGCGCCGCGATGCGGGAGGATGTCGCCGTCCCGATAGACGGCCGTCCCGCGCGAGATCGTCAGGTCGACGCGGCCGCGGAAGGCCGAACCGCAATAGGCGCTGTGGCGGTTGCGATAGAAGAGGTCGTCCTCACGAAGCGTGAAGCTTGCTTCCGGATCGACCAGCACGAGATCGGCATCGCTGCCGATCGCCAGCGAGCCCTTCCTCGGATGGAGGCCGAACAGGCGGGCCGGATTGGACGCGGTCATGCGGACGATGTCCGGGAGCGAAAGGCCCCGTCGTGGCCCCTCGGTGAGCAGAACGGGCAGCGTCGACTGGAGACCCGAGATGCCGCCCCAGGCGGCGAAGATATCGTCCTCGCCGGCCGCCTTTTCCGACCAGAGGCAGGGCGAGTGATCGGACGCGATGACATCGACGGCGCCAGCAAGGACGCGATCCCACAACGCCTCGCGTTCGGACGGGGCACGCAGCGGCGGCGCGCATTTGGCGACCGGCCCGAGGCGCTCAAGATCCGTCTCGTCGAAGAAGAGGTAGTGCGGGCAGGTCTCGGCGGTAACGGCGACACCCCGCGCCTTGGCGGCACTGATCCGGTCGATGCCGGCCGCCGAGGAGACATGGACGATGTGGAGGCGTGCGCCCGTCTCCTCCGCGAGGCCGATCGCCTCGTCGATCGCGGAGAGCTCGGCCGCGATCGGCCGGGATTCGCCCCAGGCCGCGCGGTCCCGCCGGCCGGCGGCCCTGAGCGCCGCGGCGAGACGCCCGGTCATGACCTCGTCCTCGGCATGCACCGCGAGAAAGGACCCGAAGCCGGCGATAGTCGTCATGCCGGCGCGCATCAGGCGGGCATCGACCCTCGGGAAATCGGACGCCGTGCACATGAAGGCCTTGAAGCCGGCGACGCCGCCCGCCTGCAGGTCCTCGAGATCGGCGAGATTGTCGTCGACGAGGCCGCCCCACAGCGCATAGTCGACGATGCTCTTCGCGGCTTCTGCCTGTTTGAGACGCAGCGCCTCGGCATGGATGGTCGGCGGATGCGCGTTGAGCGGCATCTCGACGAAGGTGGTGATGCCGCCTGCCGCCGCGGCGCGGCTGCCGGTCTCGAAACCCTCCCAATGGCCGCGGCCGGGCTCGGAGAAGTGGACATGCCCATCGACGAGGCCGGGCATCAGCACGCGGCCCGCCGCATCGATGGTCTCCGTCGCCTCAGGAGCAGTCCCGCCTTCGAAGAAAGCCGCGATCCGCCCCTCTCTCACGGCGAGGCCGCCCGCGACGTCGCGATCCTCGCCGACGACGCGGGCATTGCGGATGACGAGATCGAACGTCTCCGTCATCCGTCGAGCCCGATCAGGCGCGCCGGGTTGGTCGCGGTCATCATTTGAACCTCCTCGATCGAGAAGCCGAAATAAAGCAGCATCGAGATCATCATCCGCATGCCTTCGATCGGCGAGGGGAGCACCCGCACGCCATAGTCGGTCGCAAGCACGAACTGTTCCGGTCCGACATCGCGGATGCCCTGCAGCCAGCTCATTGCACGGCCATGCACCAGCGAACTCATGTCCATCAGCTCGCGTTCGACATAGTAGTGCGTCTGCGGCATCCATGGCCCACCGAAATCGACGGCGCAAGCTTCGAGGAAGAAGCCGCGCCGCGCGATGTCCTTCTGCTGTTCGACCGTGAGCAGCGCGCGTGCCGTATGGGCGACCAGCACCTTGCGGATGCCCCATTCTTCGGCGAGCTCCACGACGCGCATCGCCTCCGGTCCCGAGACATGGCCGGTGTTGAGATAGACCTCCGGCCGCTCGGCGACCATGTCGAGGATTTCCTTCAGCGCGTCCGGCACCGGCCCGTCGAGCGGAATCCGGATGGCGCG
Encoded here:
- a CDS encoding serine hydrolase domain-containing protein, which codes for MSTINWNSQSAPAQGFVAPGFEAVAEEFARNFTIRGDLGAAFAATHHGQTVVDVWGGSAAPGRPWVEDTLQVIYSGTKGLMAACVLKLVERGALDLDAPVAEYWPEFGAADKGRVRVRHVVSHSAGLPGVVAPLTSADYTDYEKMEALLAAQPLPPDPNAFHCYHPVTIGWLVGALVRRIDGRTIGRFFAEEFAGPLGLDACIGLPESEEHRVGRLEVGADMLPYETAFSAATRQDPTFVSAWGNPPLFPDELPWNSRAYHAAEIAGAGGIATARSMARYYGCMALGGSIDGVTVLQPETVALGRAERSRFMDPYIAEAMAFGVCWALQTPQGRFGPPRDAFGHAGAGGSIHGAWPTEKVGFSYVMNEMRADVEDLRTRHILKRLHEIVG
- a CDS encoding response regulator transcription factor, with translation MEQPRIKVMIVDDHEIFRRGVKSLLGDEEDMRVVAEAGNASDALDELARRRPDVVTIDIRLGTMDGIQLTRIIKARPDAPKCIILSTYDDRQYLVGALEAGADAYLLKTNSYETLAKAIRAIHGGQRMLSAELIPTMMEEYRRVAAQQIQRDSGLTAQEVRMLRLLADGGRTQDIAEEMALTEITVKRKVQEITTKLNASNRVQAVAEAVRRGVI
- a CDS encoding GAF domain-containing sensor histidine kinase, which gives rise to MGFPVGDLAETADQPLARPLYRDDDGTHMLRLQRILAVDLAPADRGRLDERLQRALAVTGAGWAAVLLSSDRGAEILVAGDIPPLIHRHLGDLRLQAAGAVTMPTFMVNRAASQGFAVEAAPLAGRDGPRGHVLLGFPRSERARPERAELVRLVADDLVGFLDSNSLAAQIERIRSHLALVHRLGQQVTSIHDRTELFGEITRLIHHSLGYDHIQLLLVDEETHRIELVHASGPFADQLLAAGFSEAAGRGIIGRVAETGQLRISADVTQDSHFVSHVMLPNTQSELALPLRLGQRVIGVLDIQSDRRDTFRRDDVILLQTIADQIAPAIEQHRLFAAERHERALADTLADVSRIISSSLDPDQVLEAVLKELERVVPHRGCRVTLRGEDGLMRVVAAKGYPDNDTVRAVTFDPAETPLSRPVLEEHRTIILADVTREADWVVQAGTEQVRSWCAAPLVLGGECLGWLCIDWPEPGFYGPESGRIVRTFADQAVVAIANARLFARVRDLSEALEQKVADRTIELRAARDEIERKAVELRALLRRLVGVQEEERRRIAYDLHDSVAQSILASTYELQALRRRVVDRPDLDARLNECQRMLDTTLREMKQIIYALRPTVLDELGLIPALENYLASLPSNVPLNAEIRVDGTPFALGPEVDLAIYRIVQEASQNAVRHAGARNLNLTLAFGPSRLDVAIRDDGRGFALDAAELGLGLVGIRERAHAVGGDVAIESRPGGGTSILIGVGGIIGASDGTAAH
- the allB gene encoding allantoinase AllB yields the protein MTETFDLVIRNARVVGEDRDVAGGLAVREGRIAAFFEGGTAPEATETIDAAGRVLMPGLVDGHVHFSEPGRGHWEGFETGSRAAAAGGITTFVEMPLNAHPPTIHAEALRLKQAEAAKSIVDYALWGGLVDDNLADLEDLQAGGVAGFKAFMCTASDFPRVDARLMRAGMTTIAGFGSFLAVHAEDEVMTGRLAAALRAAGRRDRAAWGESRPIAAELSAIDEAIGLAEETGARLHIVHVSSAAGIDRISAAKARGVAVTAETCPHYLFFDETDLERLGPVAKCAPPLRAPSEREALWDRVLAGAVDVIASDHSPCLWSEKAAGEDDIFAAWGGISGLQSTLPVLLTEGPRRGLSLPDIVRMTASNPARLFGLHPRKGSLAIGSDADLVLVDPEASFTLREDDLFYRNRHSAYCGSAFRGRVDLTISRGTAVYRDGDILPHRGARLDGAGLGRVRQPLGETA
- a CDS encoding DUF6282 family protein: MATYEPFYNRTMELPEELLVGAIDSHVHAGPVLRSNPGHFDPIQVAEMARAAGMRTILYYDVFGWASGTAWMVNRYMKDFRTYGGYLMNSSHGGMNPRAVRTALNLGEGCRMISFGSHCTWHSATTESTLVDGRLVPFKDAIPGFAEKELSRAIRIPLDGPVPDALKEILDMVAERPEVYLNTGHVSGPEAMRVVELAEEWGIRKVLVAHTARALLTVEQQKDIARRGFFLEACAVDFGGPWMPQTHYYVERELMDMSSLVHGRAMSWLQGIRDVGPEQFVLATDYGVRVLPSPIEGMRMMISMLLYFGFSIEEVQMMTATNPARLIGLDG